The following coding sequences lie in one Syngnathus scovelli strain Florida chromosome 1, RoL_Ssco_1.2, whole genome shotgun sequence genomic window:
- the sepsecs gene encoding O-phosphoseryl-tRNA(Sec) selenium transferase codes for MNSENFTLSEKLVSASYIRQASEARRGHEQLVRQLLEKGKCPEEGWSEATVELFLNELAVMDSNNFLGNCGVGEREGRVASNMVARRHYRLIHGIGRSGDIAAVQPKAAGSSLLNKLTNLLVLDILKMAGVRSVKSCFVVPMATGMSLTLCFLTLRQRRPKARYIIWPRIDQKSCFKAMITAGFVPVVVENVLEGDELRTDVDAVERQICELGAETVLCVHSTTSCFAPRVPDRLEELATLCSKYNIPHIVNNAYGVQSSKCMHLIQQGDRVGRIDAFVQSLDKNFMVPVGGAVIAGFDEAFVQEISKTYPGRASASPSLDLLITLLTLGSSGYKKLLADRKEIYAFLAEELKKLASAHGERLLHTPHNPISLAMSLDGLRAGCDQAPTQLGAMLFTRQVSGARVVPLGKEQNIGGHTFRGFMSHSESYPCPYLNAAAAVGITRDDVALCIKRLDKCLKTLRKEANSLQNSSPLPSPNSS; via the exons ATGAACAGTGAAAACTTCACACTGAGCGAGAAGCTGGTGTCGGCGTCGTACATCCGACAAGCGAGTGAAGCTCGCCGCGGCCATGAGCAGCTCGTCAGGCAACTGCTGGAGAAG ggGAAGTGTCCCGAGGAAGGCTGGAGCGAGGCCACCGTTGAGCTCTTCTTGAACGAACTGGCCGTCATGGACAGTAACAACTTCCTGGGCAACTGCGGCGTGGGCGAGCGGGAAGGCCGTGTGGCATCCAACATGGTGGCCAGACGACATTACAG GTTGATCCATGGCATCGGTCGATCAGGTGACATCGCAGCCGTTCAGCCAAAAGCTGCCGGCTCCAGTCTGCTCAATAAACTGACCAACTTGCTCGTGCTGGACATTTTAAAGATGGCAG GCGTAAGGAGCGTAAAGAGCTGCTTCGTGGTTCCCATGGCAACCGGCATGAGCCTGACTCTTTGCTTTCTGACCCTGCGCCAACGGCGACCGAAAGCCCGCTACATCATCTGGCCGCGCATCGACCAGAAGTCCTGCTTCAAGGCCATGATCACAGCAGGCTTCGTGCCAGTCGTGGTGGAGAACGTGCTGGAGGGTGACGAGTTGCGGACAGACGTTGACGCGGTGGAACGCCAAATCTGCGAGCTGGGAGCCGAAACCGTCTTGTGCGTTCATTCCACGACATCGTGCTTTGCGCCGCGAGTGCCTGACAG GCTGGAAGAGCTGGCCACCCTGTGCTCAAAATATAACATCCCCCACATAGTCAACAACGCGTATGGCGTCCAATCATCCAAGTGCATGCATCTCATCCAACAG GGGGATCGTGTCGGACGAATCGACGCCTTTGTCCAAAGTTTGGACAAGAACTTTATGGTCCCAGTTGGGGGCGCTGTAATCGCCGGCTTTGACGAAGCCTTCGTACAGGAGATTAGCAAGACTTACCCAG GCCGAGCATCTGCCTCTCCTTCTCTGGATCTCCTCATCACGCTCCTCACTCTGGGAAGCAGCGGCTATAAGAAGCTCTTAGCGGACAGGAAg GAGATCTACGCGTTCCTGGCCGAGGAACTGAAGAAGCTGGCTTCGGCGCACGGGGAACGATTGCTTCACACCCCCCATAACCCCATTTCACTCG CCATGTCGCTGGACGGGCTGCGGGCCGGCTGCGACCAGGCGCCGACTCAGCTGGGCGCCATGCTGTTCACACGCCAAGTTTCAGGAGCCAG GGTGGTACCGCTCGGCAAGGAGCAGAACATCGGCGGGCACACGTTTCGAGGATTCATGTCGCACTCCGAGTCCTACCCGTGCCCGTACCTTAACGCGGCAGCCGCCGTGGGCATCACCCGCGACGATGTGGCGCTCTGCATCAAAAGGCTGGACAAGTGCCTCAAGACCCTGCGCAAAGAGGCAAATTCGCTTCAAAATAGTTCTCCGCTACCATCTCCAAATTCAAGTTAA